CAAGGCGACAGAAGCGCCGGATGCCAGGATGGCGCCGGCAAGCAGGACGGTTCGGATCATTCGGAAACTCCGAGACTAACTTGGTTTGTCATGCGGCGCCGATCGGCCGACTAGTAGGGGCGATAGGGTGGGTAGTAGGGCGGATAGACCGGGTACGCAGGATAAGGCGCATAGGCCGGCGGATAGCGATACGCCGCACCCGCCGCGGCCCCTGCATAGAACGCCCCGCGATAGGCCGTTCGCCGCGCCGCGCCGGCGAAGGAGAGCGGCGTCAGCGGCATGCCGATGATGTCGATGAACACCGATGCCGGGCCGTCAGCCTTGCCGAGGTCACCCTCGAGCACGGCGACGTCGAAGACGATGTTGGCGCCGTCTGCCTTGGGCGACATCAGCGTCACGACGGCGTCCTTGACGCTCGAGCCGTACTTGTCAAACACCGAAACCGTGGCGTTCGGCGGGTCCTTGGCAAAGCTGCCGGACCCTTCGGTCCATTCCTCGAGAAGGTGTGCGGTCAGGGCATGGCCGGCGGCGCGCACCGGGCGGTCGGCGAAGATGATCGAGTTGGCCGCGGTGCCCGTGAGGGTCAGCTTGTTGCCCTCGAGTTTCGCGCCTGCCGCGTTCATGACGATGAGGGCGGGTTCGATCTGGGTCTTGGCGCTGCCGCCGATCGTCTTCTGCGCCGGGCTCTGAATGGCATCCTGGGCCAGCGCCGCTGGCGCGGCGGCAATGGCGCATAGCACCGCCGCCGTCGACAAGAGGCTTCGTAGCATCCTCGTTCTCCTTGGGTTTTGATTGGAAGCGATAGCGGCCGCTTCACCGTCTGGTCTGCTCGTCCATGCGAACGCCGTTTTTTCAGGGCGCGGCCAACGAGGCCGCGCCAATCCTGCCGCCGTTCCGCGCGTGTCCTGTCCAGCCCCGGCCAAGCGCGACATCGTCGCCTCGGCCGGGGCACGTTCGCCTGAAATGTCTCGGCTCGATCGCTTGCTTGTCTGGTGCCGGCAGGGCGGTCTGTGCTCCAACCCGCGCCGCGCCTGCCTGCGAGATCGAACTCTAGCTCGCCGTGTCTTCTTCCCGTGTCATGGTGCCGTCACTGAAGCGCTGGCGGAGCTTTGGCGCGACTCGAAGGCCTGGTTCAAGACCCGTCAACCTGAAAACCAGACTGCTATCCGGCACGACGTATCAGCATGGGCGAGGATAACTATCGCGCGACCTGGATGCCGGGGGGCTGCCATGTCCCCGCACCCGCCGGCAGGATCGAAGGCGCTTCGGTCTTCGGCCAATACAGGCGCATCACGAGATAGATCTCGTCATCCGGCGCCGGAAGCCAATTGGACTCCTTGTCTGGACCGGGGCTGTCCTTTTGGAGGTACAGCGTCAGCGAGCCGTCCGCGCCCTTCTTCATCCCCTCCAACATCGGCGAGTTTATGAGGTAGCGATGGATCGGATTCTTGACCAGGAGCTGGCTCTTGCCGTCGTACATCGTAACGGACCAGAACGCATTTACCGGCGGCAGTTGGTCAGGCGCGAAAGTGATGGTGTAGTTATGCTTGCTGCCGTCGAGCGCTCCGCCGGCAGCGTCCGTTCGGGTGTAGGGGTACATCGCTTCCACGGCATCATTGCCCAGAAGACCGCCCTTCGCAGCCCCGGCGCGCATCACCCAATCGCCGTTGTAGAAGGCCTCGTCACCAAAGAACGAGCCGACATTCCAGCCGTTGATGCTCTTGTTTCCGCTGGCCAGCCATTTGTCGACTTTGTCGTTGCCCTGCTTCATGCCGACCAGGATTTCGGCTTTATGTTCGAGCGACAGATCTTTGAATTCGAAGGTCTTGCCCGGACCGATGCCGATCTTCGCCAGCTTTGCGCGAACAGCCTGATCCCTTGCCGTCTCGGGCACGAATTGCAGGGCTGCGTCGAGATATTCAAAGAAGTTGTCCTTGATCCCGGCCGTGGTGGCAGGAACGAACGCAATCTCCGGGGCGGCAGGCGGGGCGGGTTGATCCAGGAAGCCGGAAAGCGGCCGCGCCTTGTAGCCGGCCTGAATTTTCTCGACGTTCGGCATGTCGTCAGGGTTGAAGAGTTGCGTGCGGATAAGCGCGAGCGGGAATGGCGTTGTCGAGCGGAAGACCTGCTTGATCCCGGGGGGCGTTTCACCCTTCCAGTCGGGACCGACCACCAGATAGTCGCCCGCCTCTGATCCCGTGGCGCGCGTTCCGATATAGCCAAAATTGTAGGTGTTGCCGTCGATCAGCTGGACCGCGTAGTAGCGTTCCTTTTCGATCGCCGGCACCGAAATGACCATTGGCTCAGCGCGCAAATCCAGCCAGATGAACGAGTAGGGCGTGTCGCTGTTCGGCGTGATGACGGCCGTATCCGCCGGAGTGGCGACATGGTGCAGGCTGTTTATCTCGTTGAACGGCGCCTTGAACTGCCCCGAGTTCTTGTCGACAGCAAACTCTTGCATGACAGCATAGATCATCACGAGCGGCAGGCCGAAGGTGAAGCCTTCCTCGGCAATGTCCTTGGCCTCCAGCAGGCTGGGCCATTCCGCCTTGTTCTTTGCAATGGCGGGGGCGAACTTCGCCGTCGTTGCAACGATGGCAGCCATCGCAGCAGAGCGA
Above is a genomic segment from Kaistia defluvii containing:
- a CDS encoding DUF1254 domain-containing protein, which encodes MLTKRDLLRSAAMAAIVATTAKFAPAIAKNKAEWPSLLEAKDIAEEGFTFGLPLVMIYAVMQEFAVDKNSGQFKAPFNEINSLHHVATPADTAVITPNSDTPYSFIWLDLRAEPMVISVPAIEKERYYAVQLIDGNTYNFGYIGTRATGSEAGDYLVVGPDWKGETPPGIKQVFRSTTPFPLALIRTQLFNPDDMPNVEKIQAGYKARPLSGFLDQPAPPAAPEIAFVPATTAGIKDNFFEYLDAALQFVPETARDQAVRAKLAKIGIGPGKTFEFKDLSLEHKAEILVGMKQGNDKVDKWLASGNKSINGWNVGSFFGDEAFYNGDWVMRAGAAKGGLLGNDAVEAMYPYTRTDAAGGALDGSKHNYTITFAPDQLPPVNAFWSVTMYDGKSQLLVKNPIHRYLINSPMLEGMKKGADGSLTLYLQKDSPGPDKESNWLPAPDDEIYLVMRLYWPKTEAPSILPAGAGTWQPPGIQVAR